From one Acidobacteriota bacterium genomic stretch:
- a CDS encoding quinone oxidoreductase, with amino-acid sequence MRTVSVSRTGGSDVLELIETEIPEPGEGEVVVEVMAAGVNFIDVYHRTGLYPRELPFTPGQEGAGVVHSVGEGVRDLEPGARVAWAPFTGSYAEYAVIPAGRLVPFGENISFELAAACMLQGMTAHYLAHDTIHLRHGDRALVHAGAGGVGLLLVQMLERLGVTVFATTSSEEKAELVREAGADQVILYTETDFADEIGKLSENKGVEVVYDSVGRTTFSDSLACLATRGMLVSFGQSSGPVPAFELTNLSRGSFYLTRPSLGHYVETTEQLRHRAGEVLGMVAGGALDVRIDSRYPLDQAARAHDRIESRASSGKIVLVVGDQGAGIRD; translated from the coding sequence ATGAGAACGGTCTCGGTGAGCAGAACCGGCGGAAGCGATGTGCTGGAGTTGATTGAAACTGAGATTCCGGAGCCGGGTGAAGGAGAGGTCGTCGTCGAAGTGATGGCGGCGGGTGTGAACTTCATCGACGTCTACCATCGTACCGGGCTCTATCCGAGAGAGCTTCCGTTCACGCCGGGGCAGGAGGGAGCCGGTGTCGTTCATTCGGTCGGGGAGGGCGTTCGCGATCTCGAACCGGGGGCGCGTGTCGCCTGGGCACCCTTCACCGGCTCGTATGCCGAATACGCCGTGATTCCGGCCGGCCGGCTCGTCCCGTTCGGCGAGAACATTTCATTCGAGCTCGCCGCAGCCTGCATGCTCCAGGGGATGACGGCGCATTACCTCGCTCACGACACGATCCATCTGCGCCACGGTGACCGGGCTCTCGTTCATGCGGGTGCCGGAGGGGTGGGACTGCTGCTCGTTCAGATGCTCGAGCGTCTTGGTGTGACCGTGTTCGCAACGACGAGCAGCGAGGAAAAGGCGGAGCTCGTCCGGGAGGCGGGCGCCGACCAGGTCATCCTCTATACCGAAACGGATTTCGCAGACGAGATCGGAAAACTCTCGGAGAACAAGGGGGTGGAGGTCGTTTACGACTCGGTCGGCAGGACGACCTTCTCGGACAGTCTCGCCTGCCTTGCAACGAGGGGAATGCTCGTCTCGTTCGGCCAGTCGAGCGGTCCGGTCCCCGCATTCGAGCTGACCAATCTCTCTCGCGGATCCTTTTACCTGACGCGGCCGTCGCTCGGTCACTATGTCGAGACGACGGAGCAGTTGCGCCACCGGGCGGGGGAGGTGCTCGGTATGGTCGCCGGAGGCGCGCTCGACGTTCGAATCGATTCGCGCTATCCGCTCGACCAGGCCGCCCGCGCGCACGACCGGATCGAGTCCCGCGCCAGCTCCGGCAAGATTGTTCTTGTGGTCGGGGATCAGGGAGCAGGGATCAGGGATTAG
- a CDS encoding 4a-hydroxytetrahydrobiopterin dehydratase encodes MEDLAEKHCIPCRGGVPVLTAEEIAPLLEQLEAGWTVIDDHHLEKEWVFSDFATALAFTNRAGAIAEEEGHHPDIELGWGRVKVTIWTHKIDGLTESDFILAAKIDKQAGSAD; translated from the coding sequence ATGGAGGATCTCGCCGAAAAGCATTGCATCCCCTGCCGCGGTGGCGTTCCCGTCCTGACGGCAGAGGAGATCGCACCCCTCCTGGAACAGCTCGAAGCGGGCTGGACCGTCATCGACGATCATCACCTCGAAAAGGAGTGGGTGTTCAGCGACTTTGCAACCGCGCTCGCGTTCACCAACCGGGCGGGAGCCATCGCCGAGGAGGAAGGCCATCATCCCGACATCGAGCTCGGATGGGGCCGGGTCAAGGTCACGATCTGGACTCACAAGATCGACGGACTGACCGAAAGCGATTTCATCCTCGCGGCAAAGATCGACAAACAAGCCGGGTCGGCGGACTAG
- a CDS encoding sigma-54 dependent transcriptional regulator, translated as MPRRVLIIDDESSVRDAIRMILEYEGYQVHESRSGSDGIERLAAEPFDVVLLDVKMPVLDGMEVLDNLSERKIGVPVVMISGHGDIQTAVEATRKGAWDFLEKPLNRDRLLVAVRNATEQSSLRGENRELKRQQEREQVIVGESAEIHTLREQIRKAAPTSATVLIEGESGTGKELVAREIHELSERRSKPFVQVNCAAIPEELIESELFGHEKGSFTGATRKQTGKFVAADGGTIFLDEVGDMSGRTQAKVLRVLQEGEVEPVGAASVVNVDVRVIAATNKDLRQAIEEGRFRDDLFYRLNVIPIRTPSLRERRDDIPLLADHFAALFAARYAHKAKTFTTAAKKALREAPWRGNVRELRNVVERLVIMSPGDEIDASDLPGEMFQLPAEIITGALQINTLQDFKDQAEKSFILAKLREHGWNVSKTAEAIGTPRSNLYKKIDQYGIQRE; from the coding sequence ATGCCGAGGCGTGTACTGATCATCGATGACGAGAGCTCGGTTCGTGATGCGATCCGGATGATTCTCGAGTATGAGGGCTACCAGGTTCACGAGTCCCGCTCCGGAAGCGACGGGATCGAGCGCCTCGCCGCCGAGCCTTTCGATGTGGTGCTGCTCGACGTGAAGATGCCGGTACTCGACGGAATGGAAGTGCTCGACAACCTCTCGGAGCGAAAGATCGGCGTGCCCGTCGTCATGATCTCGGGCCACGGGGACATTCAGACGGCGGTGGAAGCGACGCGAAAGGGTGCGTGGGACTTTCTCGAGAAGCCGCTGAATCGTGACCGGCTGCTGGTCGCGGTTCGCAATGCGACCGAACAGAGCTCACTTCGTGGAGAGAACCGCGAGCTGAAGCGCCAGCAGGAGCGGGAGCAGGTGATCGTCGGGGAATCGGCCGAGATTCACACGCTCCGCGAGCAGATCCGCAAAGCCGCGCCGACCTCGGCGACCGTCCTGATCGAAGGGGAGAGCGGAACGGGCAAGGAACTGGTCGCGCGAGAGATTCACGAGCTTTCCGAGCGGCGTTCGAAGCCATTCGTCCAGGTCAACTGCGCCGCGATTCCCGAAGAACTGATTGAATCGGAGCTGTTCGGACACGAAAAGGGCTCGTTCACGGGGGCTACCCGGAAACAGACGGGAAAGTTCGTGGCTGCGGATGGCGGGACGATTTTTCTCGACGAGGTCGGCGATATGTCGGGAAGGACGCAGGCGAAGGTGCTCCGCGTTCTGCAGGAGGGTGAAGTCGAGCCGGTCGGCGCCGCTTCGGTGGTGAATGTCGATGTCCGGGTGATTGCCGCAACGAACAAGGACTTGCGGCAAGCCATCGAGGAGGGGCGTTTCCGGGATGACTTGTTCTACCGGCTGAATGTGATCCCGATCCGAACCCCCTCGCTGCGGGAGCGACGGGACGACATTCCTCTGCTCGCCGATCACTTCGCGGCGCTATTCGCGGCGCGGTACGCTCACAAGGCCAAGACGTTCACGACGGCGGCGAAGAAAGCGCTCCGGGAGGCGCCGTGGCGCGGAAACGTCCGCGAGCTGCGAAACGTCGTCGAGCGGCTCGTCATCATGTCACCCGGAGACGAGATCGATGCGAGTGACCTTCCGGGCGAGATGTTCCAGCTGCCGGCGGAAATCATCACCGGGGCGTTGCAGATCAATACGCTGCAGGACTTCAAGGATCAGGCGGAGAAGAGCTTCATTCTCGCGAAGCTGCGTGAGCACGGCTGGAACGTCTCCAAAACGGCGGAGGCGATCGGAACACCTCGTTCGAATCTCTACAAGAAGATCGATCAATATGGAATCCAGAGGGAGTGA